GGCACCCGCGGGGGGTGACGGAAGAACGCCGCGCAGGCACCCGCCGCCAGCAAACCCGTCCGCCGCAGCCAGCGGTGGTTGCGTCCCGCCAGGGCCAGTCCCAGACCGGCGGCGATGAACGGCCGCCCGGCCGGGTGCACCGGCGGTATGGCGGAGCGCACCAACTCCACGACGTGTTGCGGGCCTTCCCGAGAAGACGGGGTGCGGGGGCGTCGTGCCACGCGGTCATCTTACGGAGCCCCGGCGGCCTTAGCTCAGATCCCAGACCTGCAGCGGGGTTCCTGCCGCGACTTCCACGACGTCCTCCGGGATGTCCAACAGCCCGTTCGCCGACGCCAGCCACCGCAAATGGTGTGACCCCGGCGGGCCGTAGCCGGTGACGCTGCCGGTTTCGCGGTCCAGTACCGCGCGCCGGAACTGGCGTTTGCCGCGCGGTGAGGTCAGCGATTCGGCCAGCACCGCCGGCCGGCGCGGCCGCTCCGGATCGGGCAGGCCCATGGCCATCCGCAGCGCGGGCCGGATGAACACCTCGAAGGACACCAGCGCGCTGACCGGGTTGCCGGGCAGGGTGACGATCGTCGCGCCGGCTCCTTTTGTCCGTAAGCGCCCGATGCCCTGCGGCATTCCCGGTTGCATTGCCACCTTGACGAATTCGACTCCCCGGTCGCCCTCCCGGCCGAACGCGTCCTTGACCACCTCGTAGGCGCCGGCGCTGACCCCGCCGCTGGTGATGATCAGCTCCGCATCGGCGGCGTGCCGGTCAAGGATCGCGGTGAACTGCGCGACGTCGTCTTCGGCGGTCGCCACGGCGATCACGTCGGCGCCGGCGTCGCGCACGGCCCCGGCGAGCATGACCGAGTTGGACTCGTAGATCTGCCCCGGCCGCAGCGGGGTGCCCGGCGACACCAGCTCCGACCCGGTCGATATCACCAGCACCCGCTGGCGCGGGATCACCGGCAGCTCGGCCATTCCCAGCGCCGCGGCCAGGCCCAGCGCGGCCGGCGTCACGACCTGGCCCCTACTTAAGACGGTGGTGCCGGGGGCGACGTCCTCGCCGGCTCGCCGGATGTGCTTGCCGGGCGGGCCGGGCCGCCGGATCACCACCGATGCACCGCCGCTTTCCACACCGCCGTCGGTGTCCTCGACCGGCACGATGGCCGTCGCGCCGGCCGGCACCGGCGCGCCGGTCATGATGCGGTGCGCGGTCCCCTGTTGCAGCGTCAATGGGTCGGTGCGTCCGGCCGGGATGTCCTCGGCGACCGGCAACACCACCGGCCGTTCGGGCGTGGCGCCCGAGGTGTCCTCGGCGCGCACCGCGTAGCCGTCCATCGCGGAGTTGTCGAAGACCGGCAGCGCCAGCCGCGCGACCACGTCGTCGGCCAACACGAGGCCCTGGGCCTCCGCCAGCTTTACCGTGACCGCCGGGCGGGCACGGATCATCTCCCTGACGATGCGCTGATGTTCGTCGACTGACCGCATCCGGCCATTATCGGCCCCGCCGCCGGGAGTGCTCGGGAAAGTCGGTGCTGCGCCGTCTTGAGCTGGTGTCGTGAGTCATTAATTCGTCGGCTTGGCTACGGACTCGAGGATTTGGTCGGCGGTCTTGGGGTTAGGGGCGGGTTGCGGTGTTGTGTGAGTTGAGGTGTTCGGGTGTGGCGGGTGGTGGGTCAGCGGTGGTCGTGTTCGGTTGTCGAAAGGTGTTGTGCTCCTGGGTTTCGGTGCCGGGGTATAGGTGTCGGTAGGTTGATAGTGCTGTGGCTGGGCGTGATGCGGTGATCGCGCGTCCCATGTCGGTGGTGCTGACGTGAAGAACACCAGGGTCGGTGCATAGGAGTTGTCTGAGGTCGCGGCGGCTGGGTGCGTGTCGGTGCAGTCTGCGGATCCGCGCACGCTGGCACGTCCGGATGACTTCACGGGCATAGCGGGCGTTGCCGGCGACGTCGAGCAACGTGCCACTGCCGTACGGGATCGACCGCAACCGGGCCGCTTCGGCGCGCAGCAGATCCCACGCCGCGTCCTGCACCACCACCAACTGCTCCTTGCTGGCTACGCGGCGCCCAATGGCAACGATTTCCTCAGGGGTGTAGCTAGCAAAAGCCACGGTGACGGGGAATCGGGCGGCCAGCCCGGCGTGGACTGTCAAGAAGTCCTGCATTGGGCGGGTATAGCCGGCGACGATGACCACGAACTCGTCGCGATACTGGGCCATGCACGTCAATAGCGTGTAGATCGCCTCCGCACCCCAAAAGTGGCCTTCGGTGTCGGGGGCTAGCCGGTAGGCCTCGTCGATGAACAGCACTCCGCCGCGTGCGTCGTCGCACACTTTCTTCATTCTTGTCGCGCTGTGCGATGGATCGCCTGTGGCGATGTCGCGGGCGGTGACTACGGTGATGTCTGGGCGCGTGATCATGCCCCACCCGAATAACACCTCGCCGACCACTCGGGCGAAGGTCCTTTTCGCCGTGCCTGGCGCACCCAGGAACACCATGTGGTTTTCCGGACGCGATGGCACTGTGCCCCCGTGCTCGACACCATGCCGGCCGACCTCAAGTGCGGTACGCCACATCGCGAATTGTGCTTTAGCATCGGCCAAACCGATTAATTCATCGATACGCGCCTGCGCCCACTCGAGAACCTCCTGACGCTCATGGGCCATCGCAGCACCCGTGTACGCGTCGCGACCGCCCAACACCGGCAGTGCCAGGTCCGACATCATGTGGACATTGCTGGTCGACATGTCCGCTACACCGGGTTCAACGCGGACTGGGCACACAGATCAGGCCAACACTTGCGTGCGGTAATACCCGCGGGTGGTAAGGAATTGACGCCACCACACCGCACCGCACCGCCGACCAGATCCGGATCATGGCAGTACCTCCAACACCCGGTCGTAGTCGGCGAGACCGAACGGGTCACCGACTACGACCGGGCGAAAGCCAAAGGGAGCCAACTATTGTCACCCGCCTACGGCAACAGGCCCCTTGCTGGGACTCATAACGCCGACAAAATATGCAGCGCAAGCGTTGAGAGATCGACCGACAGCGTCGTCGCGATCCTTGAGAGATCGACGGGCAACGACGCCGCGGTGGTTCCCAGTGCTCCTGCGATGTGTGTGCCCAGTGAGGGGCCCAATGAACCGGCGATGCCGGTGACCATGGCCGGGTCGAGCGTCTTGAGCACATCCGCGGACAGGCCGGGCAACCCACCCGACAGGCCAGCCACCACACTGCCGCCGCTTAGGGCCGCCGCCGCGCCTGCGGCGTTGCTGCCGCCAAAGAGTCCTTCGAGGGTATTGATTAGCTGGTTGATGGCGAGCTGCGGCGAGGGCCAACCATTGAGGAACTGGCTGACGAATTGCTGGGCTCCCGCCGACAGGCTGCCGCCATTCACGATGTTTTGACTATTAGGAGCGACGATAGCTTTCGCAAGAGCATTTGCAACACTCGAATACTCGGTGTATAGACCGGCATATGGCCTATTGATAAGACCATATAGAGGGTTTGCTCCCCCGTTTAATCCATTAATAAATCCATTCAACGTTACGGGCGGAACATTGAGCAAGTTGAGGACTGCCCCAGCCAGATCTCCGCTGCTAGCTGAATTAATGGCCAGCTGTAGGCTGGATCCGAATGTTCCCGCGACATATCCTGGCGCGCCAACAACATAAAGACCAAAATCCGTTACACCGGTGCTCAGCAGCGTGTTGACTGCATATCCGAAGTTCGTTGCCATATCTTTAGGGATATCCAACGTAGCTTCCATTGGATACCCGATGTCAAAAAGGGGCTCAGTATAGAAAGCCGCGATCATGCTACTCATCCAACCGGCAACGTTGCCCGCAATCAGGTCGTTAGATCCCGAGTATAAGAGAGGCAGAAAATCGTAGGTCGAGGGTCCGGTGAAGTAATTGATAGCGTCGTTCGCGCCGATCTGCGTTGTCGAAACGTAGAGATTGCCGAACTGAAGCCAGTTCGCTGCCAGCTGCTGCGCGGCGGGGAACGGAAGGCTGAGAAACTCCTGCGTTACCGTCTGCAGATTGGTCTGTGTTGTTTGGATGAGGTCCATCCAACTTTGGATGGGGTTGACGACCGTATCGGCCAGCGCTACTGCGCGGTGCTCGACATTAACCATGTGCTGCTGGATACCTTCAGCCACGTCGTTGGACACCGCCGGGGTTAGGGCGATTATGCTGGCGCCCAGTGCCGCGGCGCCCGCGGCCATGAGCGGCCGGAAAGCTATTCGCTGTTGCATGTGCTGTGATCCTTTGCTATCGGTGGTCGGGATGTTCGTGGACTACTGGTGATGTGTCCCGCAATGAATTGGCTATAGGTTCGATATGGCTTCGACATGAGGCAATCCGTGCCTCTACTGAGGTGTTAGCCAGTGCCGTACGCGCCCTTGATACCATTTTGGCCGAGGAGCCCCGCTAGCCCGCCGGCTCCGCCGATGCCTTTGGTCAGGCCGCCGTTGCCGCCTATGCCACCGTTGCCCGCGAGTATCCCGCCGAGGCCGCCAGCCCCACCTGTGCCGCCGAACCTGGCGCCGCCGATCGCGCCGCCGACACCCCCGGCACCCCCGTTACCGACCAGGAACCCACCGGCACCACCGCCGCCGCCGGTACCGGCTTGAGTCTTTCCGACGACGCCGACGCCCCCGGCACCGCCGGCGCCGCCGTTACCGAACAGGAAGCCGCCAGGACCGCCTGCTCCGCCGACAGGACCCTTACTGGCGGTGGTGGCAACGGCGGCGCCGGCGGCGCCCCCGGCGCCCCCATTGCCCATCAGCATGCCGCCGGCACCGCCAAGCCCACCGGCGCCACCTGCCGCACCGGCGCCGCCTGCGCCGCCATTGCCGATCAACCCGGCAGCACCGCCGGCCAAACCGCCTGGGTTGGTGGCGGTGCCGGCCGCGCCCGCCCCGCCATTGCCGAACAGGAACCCGCCGTCGCTGAGGTTGCCGCTCAATCCGAACTGGCCAAGCACGGTGGTGTTTTGGCCGGTGAAATTGTTGACGCCGTTGCCGATTAGATCGCGCCCGACCACGGCGACAAACGGTGCGTTGATCACCCCGTCCACTTGCTCACCAGCCGGGCTAGTGATCCAGCCCTGGCTGGCGGTGTACACCGCGGTATAGAAGTTGTCGAACGCTCCATAGATGAGGTTGTTCAGCGCAGTTTCGGGGGAGTCTGCCGCCGAGACCGCGGCGCTGAGACCGCCGACGTTGAGGGCGGCGGCCGCGCTAGCGTGCATGCTTTCCAGGGCGGCACTCAGTCCGCCGGCGTTGACGGCCGCGGCGGCGGAGGCATTAATGCTGTTGGTGATGGTCTCGAGGGCGCCTGCATGAATGCCTTGGAAGGCGGCGGTGCTGGCGTTGATGCTGTTGGTAATGCCTTCGAGCGTGGCCGTATGAATACCTTCGAAAGCGGCCGTGCCGGCACTGAGGCCATCCAGAGCGGCCGTGGTGCCTGCAGTAATACCTTCAAGAGCCGCGGTGCCCGCGTTAATACCGTCAAGGGCGGCTTGGCTGGCAGCTCCGATCACCGGCTGAATGATGGGGTCGATGATCATGTCCAGCACGCCCGCACGGGCCGCCGGTGCGGGGGTGAGGGGGGTTATTGCGGCGGTCAAAAATGCGCTAGCGGTCGTGCCCACGCCGATGACGCGGCGGCGGCGGTAGCGGGTCTGGGCGTAGTGGGAGCGGCGGTTTCGCCGCATGCGGTGCTGTGTGCGTTTCAATTTGCGAGCCTTCCTTGACCGACAACGGTGACGATGGATCAAAAACATAGCTGAGAATTACATTGACAAAATCGCGGCAACACAATAAGAAATGAACGCTCACGAGAGGTGTTGACAGCAAAACCCGGCCACAGTAAGAGCGAAATTATGACCGGACGCTGACCCCGTTACGGGAATTACCCGACCGGATCCTCAGATTCATCACCGCGATAATGCGCCATCGCGATTCGCAATCAGTGTTTCAGCACCGCCTTGGTCCATTCGTTGAACAAACCATCCTGATGACGTCTTCACCGTTAAAGACAACCAGCCCGTCCTGCGTAGACAGCTAAAAGGCCCCTCCGCGGAAACAGGCCACCGTGCTTGATACCACGATCGAACAACGATGACGGCCACACCGAAAAACGGCGCCTAAACGCCACCCAAGATCGCCCACTGAATCGGTCCCCCCACGCGAGGCAGCTGCTGACATGGTTGAAACCCATGTGCTGTCTCAAGGGTAGAGGCGAATCTGCAAGCCAACCAATAAACGATCGGCCCCCTTCTGAAGAAAAGGGGGCCGATCGCCGTTAGCGGGTCACCGGCTCGCAGCATCGGTGACCGCCGCCGGCCTTAGAGCAGTGAGGCTCAGAAATGCAAAACGCTCAGGATCATTCCCGGCAGCACCGACGCAAGATCAGCACCCAGGTGACCCGCCATGTTGGCGACATCGCCCGGCAGGCCGGGCAGCTCGGTTGCCAGACTGGCCATAGCGCTGCCGCCGTTGAGGACGTCGGCCGGATTGAAGGCACCCACGATGCTGTCGGCTGCCGGCAAGGTGGCTGCGGCCGCGCCACTAAAGCCGCCCAGCAAATAAGTTTGCACCAGATTAAGCAGGCTATCGAAGAGAATCTGGGGGGTCGGAAAACTAGTGGTTACCAGGTTCCCCAGATAGCCCAACGCATACGAAAGGCT
The nucleotide sequence above comes from Mycobacterium malmoense. Encoded proteins:
- a CDS encoding AAA family ATPase, which produces MSTSNVHMMSDLALPVLGGRDAYTGAAMAHERQEVLEWAQARIDELIGLADAKAQFAMWRTALEVGRHGVEHGGTVPSRPENHMVFLGAPGTAKRTFARVVGEVLFGWGMITRPDITVVTARDIATGDPSHSATRMKKVCDDARGGVLFIDEAYRLAPDTEGHFWGAEAIYTLLTCMAQYRDEFVVIVAGYTRPMQDFLTVHAGLAARFPVTVAFASYTPEEIVAIGRRVASKEQLVVVQDAAWDLLRAEAARLRSIPYGSGTLLDVAGNARYAREVIRTCQRARIRRLHRHAPSRRDLRQLLCTDPGVLHVSTTDMGRAITASRPATALSTYRHLYPGTETQEHNTFRQPNTTTADPPPATPEHLNSHNTATRP
- the moeA gene encoding molybdopterin molybdotransferase MoeA, with protein sequence MRSVDEHQRIVREMIRARPAVTVKLAEAQGLVLADDVVARLALPVFDNSAMDGYAVRAEDTSGATPERPVVLPVAEDIPAGRTDPLTLQQGTAHRIMTGAPVPAGATAIVPVEDTDGGVESGGASVVIRRPGPPGKHIRRAGEDVAPGTTVLSRGQVVTPAALGLAAALGMAELPVIPRQRVLVISTGSELVSPGTPLRPGQIYESNSVMLAGAVRDAGADVIAVATAEDDVAQFTAILDRHAADAELIITSGGVSAGAYEVVKDAFGREGDRGVEFVKVAMQPGMPQGIGRLRTKGAGATIVTLPGNPVSALVSFEVFIRPALRMAMGLPDPERPRRPAVLAESLTSPRGKRQFRRAVLDRETGSVTGYGPPGSHHLRWLASANGLLDIPEDVVEVAAGTPLQVWDLS